A window of the Citrus sinensis cultivar Valencia sweet orange chromosome 9, DVS_A1.0, whole genome shotgun sequence genome harbors these coding sequences:
- the LOC102609359 gene encoding phosphopantothenate--cysteine ligase 2-like translates to MDSPLNSEIESFFDSAPPLNDRAAISQKLKEFIALNSSESGTRRVACVTSGGTTVPLEQRCVRYIDNFSSGHRGAASTEHLIKMGYAVIFLYRRGTCEPYCSSLPDDAFLECFEVTKESAVQVCQPYSEAVKRAIRDHHAAVAGGLLLKLPFTTIFEYLQMLQMIAVSSRSLGPCSMFYLAAAVSDFYVPWKSMAEHKIQSGSGPLDIQLLQVPKMLSVLRKEWAPMAFCISFKLETDAEILLEKADMARKKYGMHAVVANELLSRKEQVVVVTNNGKIPVYRDKTSSDSDVEKPLTKLLVDRHSVYIKDSNT, encoded by the exons ATGGATTCGCCGCTGAACTCAGAAATCGAATCATTTTTTGATTCGGCTCCGCCTCTCAATGACCGCGCCGCTATCAGCCAGAAATTGAAGGAATTCATTGCACTGAATTCGTCAGAATCAG GAACAAGAAGAGTGGCGTGTGTGACATCCGGCGGCACAACTGTGCCACTGGAGCAACGCTGTGTCCGTTATATTGATAATTTCAGCTCAGGCCACAGAGGAGCTGCTTCTACTGA GCATTTAATTAAGATGGGATATGCTGTTATTTTCTTGTACCGAAG GGGAACTTGCGAGCCATATTGCAGTTCTCTCCCTGATGATGCGTTTCTTGAATGTTTTGAGGTCACTAAGGAGTCAGCAGTTCAAG TCTGCCAACCTTATTCCGAAGCAGTGAAGAGAGCCATTAGGGATCATCACGCT GCAGTAGCAGGAGGCCTTCTGTTGAAGCTTCCCTTTACAACTATATTCGAGTATCTTCAG ATGCTACAGATGATTGCTGTATCTTCTAGGAGTCTTGGACCATGTTCTATGTTCTATCTTGCTGCTGCTGTTTCTGACTTCTATGTCCCATGGAAAAGCATG GCAGAGCACAAGATTCAGTCAGGTTCTGGCCCTTTGGACATTCAACTTTTGCAGGTGCCAAAAATGCTCTCAGTTCTCAGGAAAGAATGGGCACCCATGGCCTTCTGCATATCATTTAAG CTTGAAACAGATGCAGAGATTCTCTTAGAGAAGGCAGATATGGCTCGGAAGAAGTATGGGATGCATGCAGTTGTGGCTAATGAGCTCTTGTCCCGCAAGGAGCAAGTTGTAGTTGTCACAAATAATGGGAAAATTCCAGTTTATCGAGACAAGACGAGCTCCGATTCTGATGTAGAAAAGCCCCTGACTAAACTGCTTGTGGACAGACATTCCGTTTAcatcaaggattccaacacaTAG
- the LOC102609626 gene encoding triacylglycerol lipase SDP1, with protein sequence MDISNEASIDRFSIGPSTLVGRTIAFRVLFCKSMSQLKYHIFHDLLEFIYRFRDFVTPLISWLHPRNPQGILAMVTIIAFLLKRCTNVKLRAEMAYRRKFWRNMMRTALTYEEWAHAAKMLDKETPKMNESDLYDEELVRIKVQELHHRRQEGSLRDIIFCMRADLIRNLGNMCNPELHKGRLQVPKLIKEYIDEVSTQLRMVCDSDSEELSLEERLAFMHETRHAFGRTALLLSGGASLGAFHVGVVKTLVENKLMPRIIAGSSVGSIICSVVATRSWPELQSFFEDSWHSLQFFDQLGGIFSIVRRVMTQGAVHDIRQLQWMLRHLTSNLTFQEAYDMTGRILGITVCSPRKHEPPRCLNYLTSPHVVIWSAVTASCAFPGLFEAQELMAKDRSGEIVPYHPPFHLGPEKGSGTAVRRWRDGSLEIDLPMMQLKELFNVNHFIVSQANPHISPLLRLKEFVRAYGGNFAAKLAHLTEMEVKHRCNQILELGFPLGGLAKLFAQDWEGDVTVVMPATVSQYLKIIQNPTHVELQKAANQGRRCTWEKLSAIKANCGIELALDECVAILNHMRRLKRSAERAAAASHGHFLPTKFSASRRIPSWNCIARENSTGSLDDDLLADAAASLYQGVSGASGVPSPGRNLRMHRNAHDGSDSESENVDLNSWTRSGGPLMRTTSANKFIDFVQNLDVETDLARGLMAHPNSHAFQTGARDSYNHSPRTTPDRGSENEFDQREFGSRTSVNGSSIMVTEGDLLQTERIHNGIVFNVVKKGELSLSSRSHDSYDSEVAEVQIDCPEKEMDASSESEFGDDINNAASCASEAALDSNHTDHSGIDGRSDQSVVDG encoded by the exons ATGGATATAAGCAATGAGGCTAGCATTGATCGATTCTCAATTGGACCATCAACACTTGTTGGTCGGACCATTGCTTTTAGAGTCTTGTTCTGCAAATCAATGTCACAATtgaaatatcatatttttcatgACTTGTTGGAGTTTATATATAGATTTAGAGACTTTGTAACACCCTTGATATCATGGCTGCATCCGCGGAATCCACAAGGGATATTAGCAATGGTGACAATTATTGCCTTTTTATTGAAACGATGTACTAATGTAAAGCTGAGGGCTGAAATGGCCTATAGAAGGAAATTTTGGAGGAACATGATGAGAACCGCGTTGACATATGAGGAGTGGGCTCATGCCGCGAAGATGCTTGATAAGGAGACACCTAAGATGAATGAATCAGACCTTTATGATGAGGAACTAGTCAGGATCAAGGTTCAAGAGCTCCACCACCGTCGCCAAGAAGGATCTCTGAGAGATATTATCTTTTGTATGAGAGCTGATCTTATTAGGAACCTTGGTAATATGTGCAATCCTGAGCTTCACAAGGGTAGGCTTCAAGTTCCTAAACTCATAAAGGAATATATAGATGAGGTCTCGACACAACTTAGAATGGTTTGTGACTCAGATTCAGAGGAGCTTTCATTGGAGGAGAGGCTTGCTTTTATGCATGAAACAAGACATGCCTTTGGGAGAACAGCATTGCTTTTGAGTGGGGGTGCTTCCCTTGGAGCCTTTCATGTGGGTGTGGTTAAGACACTGGTTGAGAATAAACTTATGCCCCGTATTATTGCCGGGTCTAGCGTGGGATCAATCATATGTTCTGTTGTAGCCACTAGGTCATGGCCTGAGTTACAGAGTTTTTTTGAGGATTCTTGGCACTCATTGCAGTTTTTTGATCAGTTGGGCGGGATTTTTTCGATTGTGAGGAGGGTAATGACTCAAGGAGCTGTTCATGACATACGGCAGCTGCAATGGATGCTAAGGCATCTCACAAGCAATCTTACATTTCAAGAAGCCTATGACATGACAGGACGAATTCTGGGAATTACTGTTTGCTCCCCAAGGAAGCACGAACCACCTAGGTGCCTTAACTACTTGACTTCACCTCATGTTGTTATATGGAGTGCAGTTACTGCTTCTTGTGCTTTTCCTGGTCTTTTTGAGGCCCAGGAACTGATGGCCAAGGATAGAAGCGGAGAAATTGTTCCTTATCATCCACCATTCCATTTGGGTCCTGAGAAGGGCTCAGGCACAGCAGTGCGTCGATGGAGGGATGGTAGCTTGGAGATTGATTTACCTATGATGCAATTGAAGGAGCTCTTTAATGTCAATCATTTTATTGTAAGTCAAGCAAATCCTCATATTTCTCCATTGTTGAGACTGAAAGAGTTTGTGAGAGCTTATGGAGGTAACTTTGCAGCAAAG CTTGCTCATCTCACTGAGATGGAGGTTAAACATAGATGCAATCAGATATTGGAACTTGGTTTTCCACTTGGTGGTCTAGCCAAACTTTTTGCTCAGGACTGGGAGGGTGACGTTACTGTTGTTATGCCTGCCACAGTTTCTCAG tatttaaaaatcatacaaAATCCAACTCATGTGGAGCTTCAAAAGGCAGCCAACCAAGGGAGAAGATGCACTTGGGAGAAGCTTTCAGCTATAAAAGCAAACTGCGGTATTGAGCTTGCTCTGGATGAGTGTGTTGCAATTCTAAACCACATGCGTAGACTCAAAAGGAGTGCTGAGAGAGCTGCTGCAGCTTCTCACGGTCATTTCCTTCCCACCAAATTCAGTGCCTCAAGAAGAATCCCTTCTTGGAACTGCATTGCACGTGAGAATTCAACTGGCTCTCTTGATGATGACCTCCTTGCAGATGCTGCTGCCTCACTCTATCAAGGAGTCAGTGGAGCTTCAGGAGTGCCATCGCCTGGTAGGAATTTGCGGATGCACCGGAATGCACATGATGGAAGTGATAGTGAATCGGAAAATGTAGATTTAAATTCTTGGACAAGATCTGGCGGTCCCTTGATGAGGACTACTTCTGCAAATAAGTTCATCGACTTTGTCCAAAATTTGGATGTGGAAACTGATCTGGCCAGAGGTTTGATGGCTCATCCTAACTCCCATGCTTTTCAGACAGGAGCCAGAGACTCGTATAATCACAGCCCAAGGACAACACCAGATAGAGGTTCAGAAAACGAGTTTGATCAGAGGGAATTTGGCAGTAGAACCTCTGTGAATGGTTCTAGTATTATGGTTACTGAAGGAGATCTTTTGCAGACCGAAAGGATTCATAATGGAATTGTGTTTAATGTTGTTAAGAAAGGAGAACTATCACTATCAAGTAGGAGTCATGATTCATATGACAGTGAAGTAGCTGAAGTGCAGATTGATTGTCCAGAAAAAGAGATGGACGCTAGTTCAGAATCTGAATTTGGTGATGATATCAACAATGCAGCTAGCTGTGCAAGTGAAGCTGCTCTAGATTCTAATCACACGGATCATTCTGGGATAGATGGTCGTAGTGATCAGAGTGTTGTAGATGGTTAA